The genomic stretch tatgagaaattggaagtcctatcctagttatccttatcaagtgtgttgagaattgggttttaatcccacttagttaacctttactaaagcaaaggaaagtcaagtggactaattagtttgattctcaagtcctagtcaatccttgtgggaagactagctttagagcgatctagatcaattagaatctaccaatttcaaccactgctgagtttgacaactcaagagttaccaattaatcgaCCAAAGctaaaagggaataaaatctacttgaatgaaaataatttggatagagcccaagcatcaataacataaattagagaaaataatcataagtctgaaatacctcaattgcattaataaaataaaatcaatccaaacatgaagagtcataagccaaataatcaacatcaataatcaacaattaagaaaagtcgaaataaaaagatattgaacctgatagaaagatgagataaaaatattcctaagttctaaaaatcctaatcctaatcctaagagagaggagggaacctctctcactaaaaactacatctaagcTATGAAAAAGTGTGTATTCTCTATATGCCTTATGAATGGGTGGATTCCTCCATTTATAATCCTTCAATCTGTGTTCTTTgggcttggatctgggccaaaaagggcccagaaatcgctgaaGACGACTTCTGCAAATTCTGCAGAACGCGCAcgtcatgcgtccgcgtgggtcacgcggtcgcatcgtctggagtgttgctcttccacgtggtcgcgtcagtcatgcacCCGCGTTAGTTGtatttcgcaagtcacgcgttCGCCTCATCCATGCGCTCGCGTCGATTCCTTTTTGTGCGaaccacgcgttcgcgtcgtccatgcggacgcgtcactgccagtttcttcaaaaactccattttatgctttccttccatttttgtatgtctcctttccatcctttaaatcattcctgccttagaagatctgaaaatacttaacacacaaatcacggcatcgaatgacaatacaaggtaattaaaattaatatttttaaagcctAGGAAACatatttttcacatacatcacataataaggaagggaaagtaaaaccatgcaatttcacatgcataagtgggtgaaggattgaataaatcacttaaattcagcacaaaatatatcataaaatatgggtttatcaacaaCATATACCACGAGAACAAAACCAAAGGGCTGACATTTTATCTAAGCTCGGCAGCACACAATCCGACTTATCCACACTGCATCAATTCACCATAACATCTCCAAGTGTTACTCTAACAAATGCGTTAAGTGTTACACAGGAAAAAGATTGGAGGAACGACTTCATACAATATTTACAAACAGGTCATATACAAGCAGAGGtcgaaaatacaaaaaaattctgAAGACAAGCATTTTACTTCACATTACTCAACGGAACTCTATGCAGACGAGGATACACTCGCCCATTGCTAAAATGCCTCAACAAGCCCGAATCTGATGTAGCATTATCTGAGGCACATGAGGGAATCTGTGGAACACACACTGGTGCTCAGAGCTTAACATCAAAAGTCCTCTGCGCAGGTTTCTTCTAACCGACTTTACACCACAATAGCCAACAGAAAATTTGGACCTGCAACAATTTCCAGAAACATGCACCACTGATACACATTCCCGCCGAGGAACTGCATCACTCTGTTATCAGTTGGCCTTTCAACCAATGGGGGTTAGATATACTCGGTCCGTTCCCCACGGCACCGGGCCAGGTAAAATTTCTCATAGTCGGAATCGATTACTTctcaaaatgggtggaagcccAACCTTTGGCAAGAATCACATCCCAACAAATCATTTCTTTCGTTTGGAAAAATATTATTTGCCGTTGAACACCTCAGTTGAACACCCTCAAACGAATGGGCTAGCCGAGGCCGCAAATAAGGTCATCTTACATGCATTAAAGAAGAAGCTAGATGACGCCAAGGGACTCTGGGCCGAGCTAATACCTGAAGTCCTTTGGGGGTACAATACAACCCCACAATCATCAACAAAAGAAACACCATTTAGACTAGTATATGGCTCAGAAGCTATGATACCACTGGAGATCTCCCAGAGCTCGATCAGAACACAGCTCGGCAATCAAGAAGACGCTCGGAGATCTGAACTTGATATCATTGAAGAGATAAGAGACATCGCCACAT from Arachis stenosperma cultivar V10309 chromosome 9, arast.V10309.gnm1.PFL2, whole genome shotgun sequence encodes the following:
- the LOC130949519 gene encoding uncharacterized protein LOC130949519; the encoded protein is MGVRYTRSVPHGTGPGKISHSRNRLLLKMGGSPTFGKNHIPTNHFFRLEKYYLPLNTSVEHPQTNGLAEAANKVILHALKKKLDDAKGLWAELIPEVLWGYNTTPQSSTKETPFRLVYGSEAMIPLEISQSSIRTQLGNQEDARRSELDIIEEIRDIATLRQSAAQHALARQYNKMVKSKSFVKGDLILRKTDTARKPPSHGKLAANWDGPYRKAEVLGNGAYKLESIEGKILPNTWNVSSLKKFYS